Proteins found in one Bacillus subtilis subsp. subtilis str. 168 genomic segment:
- the katX gene encoding major catalase in spores (Evidence 1a: Function from experimental evidences in the studied strain; PubMedId: 9393707, 9555886, 10503549, 24123749; Product type e: enzyme) yields MKDDHQNKQHQSNAQGSEEAFSHKTSGKNESEDTLTNRQGHPVTDNQNVRTVGNRGPTTLENYDFLEKISHFDRERIPERVVHARGAGAHGYFEAYGSFGDEPISTYTRAKLFQEKGKKTPAFVRFSTVNHGKHSPETLRDPRGFAVKLYTEDGNWDLVGNNLKIFFIRDPLKFPDLVHAFQPDPVTNIQDGERIFDFISQSPEATHMITFLFSPWGIPANYRQMQGSGVHAYKWVNEEGKAVLVKYHFEPKQGIRNLTQKEAEEIQGKNFNHATQDLYDAIENGDYPEWEVYAQIMSDDEHPELDFDPLDPTKLWYKDDFPWKPIGKLVLNKNPENYHAEVEQASFGTGVLVDGLDFSDDKLLQGRTFAYSDTQRYRVGANYLQLPINSPKKHVATNQEGGQMQYRVDRAEGQNPHVNYEPSIMGGLKEAKQDGKDHTPHVEGDVKREAIDRTNNFGQAGETYRRFTEFERNELITNLVNTLSTCRKEIQDQMIENFTKADPDYGKRVAEGLKKVSENNSNGPIGTTETEQAAKQAEQESHPSDPY; encoded by the coding sequence TTGAAAGATGATCATCAAAACAAGCAGCACCAATCAAATGCCCAAGGGAGCGAGGAAGCGTTTTCTCATAAGACATCCGGGAAAAACGAGTCAGAGGATACCTTAACGAATAGGCAGGGGCATCCTGTTACTGACAACCAGAATGTGAGAACCGTCGGGAATAGAGGGCCTACAACACTTGAGAACTATGATTTTCTCGAAAAGATCAGCCACTTCGACCGGGAACGCATCCCAGAGCGGGTTGTTCATGCCAGGGGAGCAGGTGCACATGGATATTTTGAAGCGTACGGAAGCTTCGGAGACGAACCGATTTCAACATACACAAGGGCCAAGCTCTTTCAGGAAAAAGGCAAGAAAACACCGGCATTTGTCCGTTTTTCAACTGTGAATCATGGAAAACACTCGCCTGAAACATTGAGAGACCCGCGCGGTTTTGCTGTAAAGCTATATACAGAAGACGGAAACTGGGATTTGGTCGGAAACAACCTGAAAATCTTTTTTATCCGCGACCCGCTGAAATTTCCGGATCTTGTACACGCATTTCAGCCTGATCCAGTGACAAACATCCAGGATGGTGAACGTATCTTCGATTTCATTTCTCAATCTCCTGAAGCGACACACATGATCACCTTCTTGTTTTCGCCTTGGGGCATTCCGGCCAACTACCGGCAAATGCAGGGTTCAGGCGTACATGCCTATAAATGGGTGAATGAGGAGGGCAAGGCCGTTCTCGTGAAATACCATTTTGAACCGAAGCAGGGCATCCGCAACCTGACACAGAAGGAAGCAGAAGAGATTCAAGGGAAAAACTTTAACCATGCCACACAGGATCTATATGACGCGATTGAAAATGGCGATTATCCAGAGTGGGAAGTATATGCTCAAATCATGAGCGATGATGAGCATCCTGAACTGGACTTTGATCCTCTTGATCCAACAAAACTGTGGTATAAAGACGATTTCCCATGGAAACCGATCGGCAAATTGGTTCTGAACAAAAATCCGGAAAACTACCATGCGGAAGTGGAGCAAGCTTCATTTGGAACGGGAGTGCTTGTCGACGGGCTTGATTTTTCAGACGACAAATTGCTCCAGGGGCGTACGTTTGCCTACTCTGATACGCAGCGCTACCGTGTAGGCGCAAATTACCTGCAGCTTCCGATCAACTCGCCGAAAAAGCATGTCGCCACCAACCAGGAAGGCGGGCAAATGCAATATCGGGTCGATAGAGCAGAAGGACAAAACCCGCACGTCAACTACGAGCCATCCATTATGGGCGGGCTGAAGGAAGCGAAGCAAGACGGAAAAGACCATACGCCGCATGTCGAAGGTGATGTAAAGCGTGAAGCGATTGACAGAACAAACAACTTCGGACAGGCTGGAGAAACGTACCGGAGATTTACTGAATTTGAGCGGAACGAATTGATTACGAATTTGGTGAATACGCTTTCTACGTGCCGAAAAGAAATTCAGGATCAAATGATTGAGAATTTCACAAAAGCTGATCCTGACTACGGAAAACGCGTAGCAGAAGGGCTAAAAAAGGTCTCCGAAAACAACAGCAACGGGCCGATCGGCACAACTGAAACGGAACAGGCTGCAAAGCAGGCTGAACAGGAGAGTCATCCGTCTGATCCGTATTAA
- the licB gene encoding phosphotransferase system (PTS) lichenan-specific enzyme IIB component (Evidence 1a: Function from experimental evidences in the studied strain; PubMedId: 8990303, 10438772, 23874669; Product type t: transporter), translating into MNILLVCAAGMSTSLLVSKMEKSAQEQGKDYTIWAVSGDSVQNHIDKADVLLLGPQVRYMLPQLKKLGESKGVPVDVINTVHYGTCNGAEVLKSAEQLGHVS; encoded by the coding sequence ATGAATATATTACTCGTTTGTGCAGCAGGCATGTCTACTAGCTTACTGGTGAGCAAGATGGAAAAAAGTGCGCAGGAACAGGGAAAAGACTATACCATTTGGGCAGTTTCAGGCGATTCTGTACAAAATCATATCGATAAAGCGGATGTATTGCTTCTCGGTCCGCAAGTCCGTTACATGCTTCCGCAGCTCAAAAAATTAGGAGAGTCAAAGGGGGTTCCGGTAGACGTCATTAATACCGTCCATTATGGAACGTGCAATGGGGCGGAAGTGCTGAAATCAGCTGAACAGCTTGGACATGTGTCATAG
- the licR gene encoding transcriptional activator of the lichenan operon (Evidence 1a: Function from experimental evidences in the studied strain; PubMedId: 8990303, 9353933, 10438772; Product type r: regulator) has protein sequence MLHGRLRDILRLLMAAEAPVTSSFFAAQLNVTTRTVRNDIKELQGVLSGHGAFVQSVRGSGYKLRIDDEQVFRTLLQDEFQQKKGLPVLPEERMAYLMKRLLLADHYLKLDELAEELFISKSTLQTDLKEVKKRLLPYRIVMETRPNYGFKLRGDEVQMRYCMAEYIVDERETEIDVLNEKADILPKEEIEIIRSAILKKMKNDRIPLSNMGLNNLIIHIAIACKRIRTENYVSLFPKDMDHILHQKEYQAAEAIVKELESKLSVTFPKDETAYITMHLLGTKRMTQSQCGEDTFSIEEETDQLTLAMIKAVDRELKLGILHDKELKIGLALHMKPAISRNRYGMNLRNPMLAAIKEHYPLAFEAGIIAGIVIKEQTGIEIHENEIGYLALHFGAAIERKKTESPPKRCIIVCASGAGSAQLLREKLRSHFGKRLDILGTAEYYSLDQMSYESIDFVISTIPIKKELPVPVLKVNTILGGTDFTKIESILSDEKEKANRYLKKELVFFQEDLRSKEEVIQFLGQKVVECGFADEEIIDSIFEREDMSPTCFGNLVAIPHPLVPQTKTTFWAVCTLKKPIDWESQRVQFVCLLCVEKENKADLQSMYKLLGSILDDPAAMNQLIKCRSYQELSDVFDQKMLS, from the coding sequence ATGCTTCATGGGCGACTACGTGATATTCTGCGCTTGCTGATGGCGGCTGAAGCCCCGGTGACAAGTTCGTTTTTTGCCGCGCAATTAAACGTAACGACGCGGACAGTCCGCAATGATATAAAGGAACTTCAAGGTGTGCTAAGCGGCCACGGTGCCTTTGTACAATCTGTAAGAGGCTCCGGCTACAAGCTCCGCATTGATGACGAGCAAGTATTCAGAACACTGCTGCAAGATGAATTTCAGCAAAAAAAGGGCCTGCCGGTATTGCCGGAGGAGAGAATGGCCTATCTTATGAAACGTCTGCTGCTGGCGGACCATTATCTCAAGCTCGATGAACTTGCTGAAGAACTATTTATCTCAAAATCTACACTCCAAACGGATTTAAAGGAAGTAAAGAAACGTCTGCTGCCTTACCGCATCGTCATGGAAACACGTCCGAATTACGGCTTCAAGCTGCGCGGGGACGAGGTGCAGATGAGGTACTGCATGGCGGAGTACATTGTTGATGAAAGAGAAACGGAGATAGATGTTTTAAATGAAAAGGCTGATATTTTGCCAAAAGAAGAAATTGAGATCATCCGTTCCGCCATCTTGAAAAAAATGAAAAACGACCGCATCCCTCTGTCCAACATGGGACTGAATAACCTCATTATCCATATCGCTATCGCCTGTAAACGGATCAGAACGGAAAACTATGTTTCTCTTTTCCCGAAAGATATGGATCATATCCTGCATCAAAAGGAGTACCAGGCTGCAGAAGCCATCGTAAAAGAGCTGGAATCAAAGCTTTCCGTTACGTTTCCGAAAGACGAGACGGCCTACATCACCATGCATCTCCTTGGCACAAAACGAATGACACAATCACAATGCGGAGAGGACACATTTTCAATAGAAGAGGAAACCGATCAGCTGACACTTGCCATGATCAAAGCTGTTGATCGTGAACTGAAGCTTGGCATCCTGCATGACAAAGAGCTGAAAATCGGCTTGGCACTGCATATGAAGCCGGCGATCAGCCGCAACCGATACGGCATGAATCTTCGAAATCCGATGCTGGCAGCGATCAAGGAACATTATCCACTCGCTTTTGAAGCCGGGATCATTGCCGGAATCGTGATAAAGGAACAAACGGGTATTGAGATTCATGAAAACGAAATTGGATATTTGGCTCTCCACTTTGGCGCCGCGATTGAACGAAAAAAAACAGAAAGCCCGCCGAAACGCTGTATCATTGTATGCGCATCGGGAGCCGGAAGCGCCCAGCTTCTGCGCGAAAAACTGCGTTCCCATTTCGGCAAGCGGCTCGATATTCTTGGAACGGCTGAGTATTATAGTCTTGATCAAATGTCCTACGAATCAATTGATTTTGTCATCAGCACCATTCCGATTAAAAAAGAGCTCCCTGTACCAGTACTGAAGGTTAACACCATCTTAGGCGGAACTGACTTTACAAAAATAGAATCTATTCTGAGTGATGAAAAGGAAAAAGCCAATCGCTACCTAAAAAAAGAACTCGTTTTTTTTCAGGAGGATCTGCGCTCAAAAGAAGAAGTGATTCAATTTTTAGGGCAGAAAGTGGTCGAATGCGGCTTTGCCGATGAAGAAATCATAGATTCCATTTTTGAAAGAGAAGACATGTCGCCAACGTGTTTTGGCAATCTTGTTGCCATCCCGCACCCGCTTGTTCCGCAGACGAAAACAACGTTTTGGGCCGTTTGTACGCTCAAAAAACCGATCGATTGGGAGAGTCAGCGAGTTCAATTTGTCTGTCTGCTTTGTGTCGAAAAGGAGAACAAAGCGGATTTACAAAGCATGTATAAACTGCTTGGCAGCATTTTGGATGACCCGGCGGCGATGAACCAGCTGATCAAATGCCGTTCATATCAAGAGCTTTCGGATGTGTTTGACCAAAAAATGCTGAGCTGA
- the yxzF gene encoding hypothetical protein (Evidence 4: Unknown function but conserved in other organisms) — protein sequence MVEKKEGRIGALKKMIKTVIKWAPVIYPIVRKIMKDRKASKQKNMSASRTAG from the coding sequence ATGGTTGAGAAAAAAGAAGGGAGAATCGGAGCTTTGAAAAAGATGATCAAAACCGTTATCAAATGGGCGCCGGTCATTTACCCGATTGTTCGAAAAATCATGAAGGACCGCAAGGCGTCTAAACAAAAGAATATGTCCGCATCTAGAACAGCCGGCTGA
- the yxlH gene encoding putative transporter (Evidence 3: Putative function from multiple computational evidences; PubMedId: 14769884, 15849754, 16850406; Product type t: transporter), with the protein MELQQDLIPQKKTIGALDHAVFLCMVFCFWFSGYIYVPVFSLYLEDLHFSYGAIGIILGSYGVTQILLRFPLGLLSDILFSLRKQLLIAGFGFSVLSSLLFLMFDSFFFVLAARLFAGITASTWVMATILYAHYFNNGNASKAMGIMQFFTVMPQFASIVFCGLAAAHLGRQVPFWMALAASAAGLVICCFIQDPSAPPANRGTIRVNQYIKDTLRLPKLKLFTILSMTAHAVLFITVFGFTPLYMNQLGMGDAELLWVMSAFFLPHAAATLSFVFLRFTSRIAYSVMLISFAVTGVCLLYVPFLAALFTVCITHACIGLALGFVFPLLLSHVVEISSARLKMSVMGFYQSFYALGIFLGPLLAGKIAQLIGLAGVFYGAGSLAFAAFFVMLAQKRNMIN; encoded by the coding sequence ATGGAATTACAGCAGGACTTGATTCCTCAGAAAAAAACAATCGGCGCTTTAGATCACGCCGTTTTTTTATGCATGGTATTTTGTTTCTGGTTTTCAGGCTATATTTACGTTCCTGTATTCAGTCTGTATTTGGAGGATCTGCACTTTTCATATGGCGCAATCGGCATCATTCTCGGCAGCTACGGGGTCACGCAAATCCTTCTGCGATTCCCGCTCGGCCTTTTGTCAGACATCCTGTTTTCCTTGCGCAAGCAATTGTTAATTGCCGGGTTCGGCTTTTCCGTCCTCAGCAGCCTGCTTTTTCTGATGTTTGATTCTTTCTTCTTCGTGCTGGCCGCCCGGCTTTTCGCGGGAATCACTGCTTCTACGTGGGTGATGGCGACCATTTTATACGCACATTATTTCAACAATGGCAATGCATCAAAAGCAATGGGCATCATGCAGTTTTTTACCGTCATGCCTCAGTTTGCCAGCATTGTGTTCTGCGGGCTCGCCGCAGCCCATTTAGGGAGGCAGGTTCCTTTTTGGATGGCGCTGGCAGCTTCTGCCGCAGGTCTGGTGATCTGCTGCTTTATTCAGGATCCGTCTGCTCCTCCCGCAAACCGTGGCACCATTCGTGTCAATCAGTACATCAAAGATACATTGCGGCTGCCAAAGCTGAAGCTTTTCACCATCCTGTCTATGACGGCCCATGCCGTATTATTTATCACAGTGTTTGGTTTTACGCCGCTTTACATGAATCAGCTCGGAATGGGCGACGCGGAGCTGCTTTGGGTGATGAGCGCCTTTTTCCTCCCACACGCAGCCGCCACATTAAGCTTTGTGTTTCTGCGCTTTACAAGCCGTATCGCTTACTCCGTGATGCTCATTAGTTTCGCTGTCACCGGGGTCTGTTTGCTATATGTTCCTTTTTTAGCTGCATTGTTCACGGTTTGCATCACACACGCCTGTATTGGGCTGGCGCTCGGCTTCGTTTTTCCTCTGCTGCTAAGCCATGTCGTCGAAATCAGTTCTGCCCGTTTAAAAATGTCAGTGATGGGGTTTTACCAATCATTTTATGCGCTAGGCATCTTCCTCGGGCCCCTTCTTGCCGGAAAAATCGCACAGCTTATCGGGCTTGCGGGAGTTTTTTATGGAGCCGGTTCTCTGGCATTTGCCGCCTTTTTTGTGATGCTCGCGCAAAAACGTAACATGATCAATTAA
- the yxlG gene encoding putative ABC-transporter (permease) (Evidence 3: Putative function from multiple computational evidences; PubMedId: 14769884, 15849754, 16850406; Product type t: transporter), with product MKVMMALLQKEWLEGWKSGKLIWLPIAMMIVGLTQPLTIYYMPEIIAHGGNLPDGMKISFTMPSGSEVMVSTLSQFNTLGMALVIFSVMGSVANERNQGVTALIMSRPVTAAHYIVSKWLIQSVIGIMSFAAGYGLAYYYVRLLFEDASFSRFAASLGLYALWVIFIVTAGLAGSTIFRSVGAAAACGIGLTAAVSFAVSLFPDGAKWLPAEICKQAEHILLHGERADFFGWSLTFSILCIMLLAVFSVWRFRRYESY from the coding sequence ATGAAGGTGATGATGGCGCTATTGCAGAAGGAGTGGCTGGAAGGATGGAAAAGCGGCAAGCTGATTTGGCTGCCGATTGCGATGATGATCGTCGGGCTGACACAGCCGCTGACCATTTATTATATGCCGGAAATCATCGCACATGGAGGGAACCTTCCTGACGGCATGAAAATCAGTTTTACGATGCCCTCCGGGTCTGAAGTGATGGTCAGCACGCTTTCTCAATTCAACACGCTTGGCATGGCTCTGGTCATCTTTAGCGTGATGGGCAGTGTAGCCAATGAAAGAAATCAAGGGGTAACAGCGCTGATTATGTCGCGGCCTGTGACGGCAGCCCATTATATCGTGAGTAAATGGCTCATCCAAAGCGTGATCGGCATTATGTCGTTTGCAGCTGGATACGGGCTTGCTTACTATTACGTCCGGCTGCTGTTTGAGGACGCATCATTCAGCCGCTTTGCCGCAAGCCTTGGCCTTTACGCTCTTTGGGTGATATTTATTGTGACCGCCGGCCTTGCCGGAAGTACGATATTCCGGTCTGTCGGAGCAGCTGCGGCTTGCGGGATCGGGCTCACAGCAGCCGTTTCCTTTGCTGTTTCACTATTTCCAGATGGTGCGAAGTGGCTTCCGGCTGAGATTTGCAAGCAGGCGGAGCATATCCTTCTTCATGGAGAGCGGGCAGATTTTTTCGGATGGTCACTCACTTTCTCCATTCTGTGCATCATGCTTCTGGCCGTGTTTTCTGTGTGGCGCTTCCGGCGGTATGAAAGCTATTAA
- the yxlD gene encoding putative sigma-Y antisigma factor component (Evidence 3: Putative function from multiple computational evidences; PubMedId: 12897008, 14769884, 14993308; Product type r: regulator) gives MTQTEIIITVAACLIVLAQGIFLFIDAKKRNHMAWVWGIVGLIQAPMPLICYYFFVIRPDRKKRGIKQ, from the coding sequence ATGACACAAACAGAAATTATCATAACGGTTGCGGCTTGTCTCATCGTATTGGCGCAGGGAATCTTTTTATTTATTGATGCGAAAAAACGTAATCACATGGCATGGGTTTGGGGGATTGTCGGATTGATTCAAGCACCGATGCCTCTGATTTGTTATTACTTTTTTGTCATTAGGCCGGATCGGAAGAAAAGGGGGATCAAGCAATGA
- the aag gene encoding 3-alkylated purines and hypoxanthine DNA glycosidase (Evidence 1a: Function from experimental evidences in the studied strain; PubMedId: 14729667, 27698084; Product type e: enzyme) yields MTREKNPLPITFYQKTALELAPSLLGCLLVKETDEGTASGYIVETEAYMGAGDRAAHSFNNRRTKRTEIMFAEAGRVYTYVMHTHTLLNVVAAEEDVPQAVLIRAIEPHEGQLLMEERRPGRSPREWTNGPGKLTKALGVTMNDYGRWITEQPLYIESGYTPEAISTGPRIGIDNSGEARDYPWRFWVTGNRYVSR; encoded by the coding sequence GTGACGAGAGAAAAAAATCCGCTGCCCATCACGTTTTATCAAAAAACCGCTCTTGAGCTTGCCCCATCGCTTCTGGGCTGCCTTCTTGTAAAAGAAACAGACGAAGGCACAGCGTCAGGCTATATTGTGGAAACAGAGGCCTATATGGGGGCTGGAGACAGAGCGGCCCACAGCTTTAACAACCGCCGGACGAAGCGGACTGAGATCATGTTTGCAGAAGCTGGGCGGGTATATACATACGTGATGCACACCCATACATTGCTGAATGTCGTTGCGGCGGAAGAGGATGTCCCGCAAGCAGTATTAATCAGGGCGATTGAGCCGCATGAAGGCCAGCTGTTAATGGAGGAGAGAAGGCCGGGCAGGAGTCCGAGGGAATGGACAAACGGACCAGGAAAGCTGACGAAAGCGCTTGGCGTCACGATGAATGACTACGGACGCTGGATCACGGAACAGCCGCTTTACATCGAAAGCGGGTACACACCGGAAGCAATTTCAACCGGCCCGCGCATCGGCATTGACAACAGCGGGGAGGCACGCGATTATCCATGGCGTTTCTGGGTGACGGGAAACAGGTACGTGTCGCGTTAG
- the yxlF gene encoding putative ABC transporter component (ATP-binding protein) (Evidence 3: Putative function from multiple computational evidences; PubMedId: 12897008, 14769884, 14993308; Product type t: transporter), protein MLSIESLCKSYRHHEAVKNVSFHVNENECVALLGPNGAGKTTTLQMLAGLLSPTSGTIKLLGEKKLDRRLIGYLPQYPAFYSWMTANEFLTFAGRLSGLSKRKCQEKIGEMLEFVGLHEAAHKRIGGYSGGMKQRLGLAQALLHKPKFLILDEPVSALDPTGRFEVLDMMRELKKHMAVLFSTHVLHDAEQVCDQVVIMKNGEISWKGELQELKQQQQTNVFTLSVKEKLEGWLEEKPYVSAIVYKNPSQAVFELPDIHAGRSLLSDCIRKGLTVTRFEQKTESLEDVYLKVVHA, encoded by the coding sequence ATGCTGTCTATTGAATCATTATGCAAATCGTACAGGCACCATGAAGCTGTAAAGAATGTCAGTTTTCACGTGAATGAAAATGAGTGTGTCGCACTATTAGGACCTAATGGAGCCGGCAAAACCACGACTCTGCAAATGCTGGCCGGACTGCTTTCGCCAACCTCTGGAACCATAAAGCTGTTAGGAGAGAAAAAGCTGGATCGGCGTTTGATTGGGTACCTCCCGCAGTATCCTGCTTTTTATTCGTGGATGACCGCAAATGAATTTTTGACATTTGCGGGGAGACTGTCCGGCCTTTCGAAGAGAAAATGCCAAGAGAAAATCGGCGAGATGCTGGAATTTGTCGGTTTGCACGAAGCGGCGCACAAAAGGATCGGGGGCTATTCAGGAGGCATGAAACAAAGACTCGGTCTGGCACAGGCACTGCTCCATAAACCGAAGTTTTTGATATTGGATGAACCGGTGTCTGCGCTTGATCCGACAGGACGGTTCGAGGTGCTGGACATGATGCGGGAGCTGAAAAAGCATATGGCCGTTCTGTTTTCTACACATGTTTTGCACGATGCAGAACAGGTGTGTGATCAAGTGGTGATTATGAAAAACGGTGAGATTTCATGGAAAGGCGAGTTACAGGAGCTGAAACAACAGCAGCAAACGAACGTTTTTACCCTTTCAGTGAAAGAGAAGCTGGAAGGTTGGCTTGAAGAGAAGCCTTACGTCTCAGCTATTGTCTATAAGAATCCGTCCCAAGCGGTTTTCGAGCTGCCTGATATACACGCTGGCCGGTCATTATTAAGTGACTGTATCCGAAAGGGATTGACCGTCACCCGCTTTGAACAGAAAACGGAGTCTCTAGAAGACGTCTATCTAAAGGTGGTGCACGCATGA
- the licC gene encoding phosphotransferase system (PTS) lichenan-specific enzyme IIC component (Evidence 1a: Function from experimental evidences in the studied strain; PubMedId: 8990303, 10438772, 15849754, 16850406; Product type t: transporter): protein MNKVNQILEEKVMPIAGRIAGQRHLQALRDGIILTMPLIIIGSFFLIIGNLPIPGYAEFMAKTFGSSWSEKLAYPVDATFEIMGLVAAFGIAYRLAEKYGVDALSAGAISLAAFLLATPYQVPFMPDGATKEIMVGGGIPLSLMGSKGLFVAMIIAMVSTEIYRLIIQRNLVFKMPDGVPPAVSKSFVALIPGFAVIFLIWAARLIVEATPFESLHNIVSVLLGTPLSILGGSLGGSLVAEAVKMLLWACGLHGANIVGGVMAPIWYGAMDANRIAFQAGEELPKIFTQQFFDIWVNIGGSGATLALVVTMFLRARSKQMKQLGKLAVGPAIFNINEPIIFGMPIVMNPMLLLPFIITPLVTVTLTYIGMSTGLVAKPAGIAVPWTMPPIFSGYLATGGKVSGAVMQAINIAVSFVVYYPFFRMWDKQKLKEENDLELVQTPAATDDKEAAL, encoded by the coding sequence GTGAATAAAGTCAATCAGATCTTAGAAGAAAAGGTCATGCCTATAGCGGGAAGAATTGCGGGACAGCGTCATTTGCAGGCGCTGCGTGATGGTATCATCCTCACGATGCCCCTGATTATCATCGGTTCCTTTTTCCTCATCATTGGCAACCTCCCGATCCCGGGATACGCTGAGTTTATGGCAAAAACGTTTGGCAGCTCCTGGTCTGAAAAACTGGCCTACCCAGTCGACGCGACCTTTGAAATTATGGGTCTTGTCGCCGCGTTCGGCATTGCCTACCGGCTCGCCGAGAAATACGGTGTTGATGCCTTGTCGGCCGGAGCCATTTCCCTTGCGGCATTTTTATTAGCAACACCTTATCAAGTGCCGTTTATGCCGGATGGCGCGACGAAAGAAATCATGGTTGGCGGCGGGATTCCGCTTTCGCTCATGGGAAGCAAAGGCTTATTTGTCGCCATGATTATCGCAATGGTGTCCACAGAGATTTACCGCCTTATTATCCAGCGCAATTTAGTCTTCAAAATGCCGGACGGTGTCCCGCCGGCGGTAAGCAAGTCATTTGTCGCGTTAATCCCCGGCTTTGCCGTCATCTTCCTAATTTGGGCAGCCCGGCTGATTGTTGAAGCGACACCGTTTGAAAGCCTTCATAATATTGTAAGCGTTTTATTGGGGACTCCGCTTTCCATTCTGGGAGGAAGCCTTGGAGGAAGCCTTGTCGCCGAAGCCGTCAAAATGCTTTTATGGGCCTGCGGCCTTCACGGTGCAAACATTGTTGGCGGCGTCATGGCACCGATTTGGTACGGCGCAATGGATGCCAACCGGATCGCATTCCAAGCCGGTGAGGAGCTTCCTAAGATTTTCACCCAGCAATTTTTCGATATCTGGGTCAATATTGGCGGAAGCGGCGCCACATTGGCACTGGTTGTCACGATGTTCCTGCGCGCCCGAAGCAAACAAATGAAGCAGCTCGGGAAGCTTGCGGTCGGCCCGGCCATCTTCAATATTAACGAACCGATTATATTCGGAATGCCGATCGTCATGAACCCAATGCTCTTACTTCCGTTTATCATCACGCCGCTTGTCACAGTGACACTCACGTACATCGGAATGAGCACCGGCCTTGTCGCCAAACCGGCGGGTATCGCAGTGCCGTGGACCATGCCGCCGATCTTTTCAGGCTACTTGGCGACAGGAGGAAAAGTCTCAGGCGCGGTCATGCAAGCCATTAATATTGCCGTGTCCTTTGTTGTCTACTATCCATTCTTCAGAATGTGGGATAAGCAGAAGCTGAAAGAAGAAAACGATCTGGAGCTGGTCCAAACGCCTGCAGCAACAGATGACAAAGAAGCGGCTCTGTAG
- the yxlE gene encoding negative regulator of sigma-Y activity (Evidence 1a: Function from experimental evidences in the studied strain; PubMedId: 12897008, 14769884, 14993308; Product type r: regulator), protein MNISWEMILPLIVLQLALAVFALISCIKEERTNGPKWMWAAIIVCINIIGPILFFTVGRKQR, encoded by the coding sequence ATGAATATTTCTTGGGAAATGATTTTGCCGCTGATTGTATTACAGCTGGCTTTGGCGGTGTTTGCCCTTATCAGCTGTATAAAAGAAGAGCGGACGAACGGGCCAAAGTGGATGTGGGCTGCAATCATCGTATGTATCAATATTATCGGGCCGATTTTATTTTTCACCGTCGGCAGAAAGCAAAGGTAA